A window of the Planococcus citri chromosome 4, ihPlaCitr1.1, whole genome shotgun sequence genome harbors these coding sequences:
- the Pex11 gene encoding peroxisomal membrane protein 11B, with protein sequence MNQVVIFNNKTSGRDKLARLIQYASKVAWYILKENNAAGSSVDKFANLEYLLSNFRRILRLGRCLDTLYSAMNLIHHDDKLISFNCAISKIAYSMFLLCDHIIWFGRAGLADIDTSRWNRIANKYWLFTIVINLARDYFEIKRLLAGSKMFAKCKCSDPKMAIRKLIEFSETHKDVVLDLVKNSCDIFIPLAALNYVNLSPATIGMFGVVSSIVGIYTVVDPFAKLPLA encoded by the exons ATGAATCAAGTGGTTATATTTAATAATAAAACATCTGGAAGAGATAAATTGGCGAG ATTAATTCAGTACGCGAGTAAAGTAGCCTGGtacattttgaaagaaaacaacGCCGCCGGATCATCGGTCGATAAATTCGCCAACTTGGAGTATTTGCTGAGTAATTTTCGACGAA TTTTGAGATTGGGACGATGCCTGGATACGTTATATTCGGCGATGAATTTGATTCACCACGATGATAAATTAATAAGCTTTAATTGCGCTATATCGAAAATAGCCTACTCTATGTTTCTACTCTGCGATCATATTATTTGGTTCGGCAGAGCTGGTCTTGCCGATATCGATACCTCTCGTTGGAACCGCATCGCTAATAAGTACTGGTTGTTCACGATCGTCATAAACTTAGCTCGAGATTATTTCGAAATCAAAAGACTACTCGCAGGCAGTAAGATGTTCGCTAAGTGTAAATGCAGTGATCCAAAGATGGCTATTAGAAAGCTAATCGAGTTCTCCGAAACGCACAAAGACGTAGTGTTGGATTTAGTGAAAAATAGTTGCGATATATTTATTCCTCTGGCTGCTTTAAATTACGTTAATCTGAGTCCCGCTACTATTGGAATGTTCGGTGTTGTATCATCTATCGTTGGCATTTATACAGTTGTAGATCCTTTCGCTAAGTTACCATTGGCTTGA